The sequence CACGAAGTCTCAATAATTGGTGCAGGGTTCGCGGGCTACGGTGGGTTCGGCCGTGTGGACGAGAGGCTGGAGACCACCGTGACCACCGCGTTCGACCCGATCGACCTGGGCGGGATACGCCTGCGCAACCGGATCGCCATGGCGCCGATGACCCGCAGCCGGGCGTACGGTCCCGGGCTCAGCCCCACCGAGTCGGCCGCCGCGTACTACGCGCAGCGGGCCTCGGCCGGGCTGATCGTGACCGAGGGCACCCAGCCGTCGCCGGGCGGGCAGGGCTACCCCGACACCCCCGGGCTGCACAGCGCCGAGCAGATCGCGGCGTGGCGCCGGGTGACCGGCGCGGTGCACGCGGCGGGCGGCCGGATCTTCGCCCAGCTCATGCACACCGGGCGGATCGGGCACCCCTCGCTGCTGCCGGACGGGCTCTACCCGGTGGGGCCGTCCGCGGTCGCCGCGAAGGGCTCGGTCTACACCGCGAGCGGGCCGAAGGCGTACGTGGTGCCGCGCGAGCTGGGCGAGGACGACATCTGGCAGACCGTCGAGGACCACGCCACCGCGGCCCGCAACGCCATGGCCGCCGGCTTCGACGGGGTGGAGGTGCACGGCGCCAACGGCTACCTGGTGCACCAGTTCCTCGCCCCGAACTCCAACACCCGCACCGACCACTGGGGCGGCGACGACCAGCGCCGGACCC comes from Streptomyces sp. NBC_00448 and encodes:
- a CDS encoding alkene reductase yields the protein MDERLETTVTTAFDPIDLGGIRLRNRIAMAPMTRSRAYGPGLSPTESAAAYYAQRASAGLIVTEGTQPSPGGQGYPDTPGLHSAEQIAAWRRVTGAVHAAGGRIFAQLMHTGRIGHPSLLPDGLYPVGPSAVAAKGSVYTASGPKAYVVPRELGEDDIWQTVEDHATAARNAMAAGFDGVEVHGANGYLVHQFLAPNSNTRTDHWGGDDQRRTRFAVEVVRAVAAAIGPERTGLRISPGKPFGDIDEPEPDATYLALLRAVEPVGLAYLHLIESPDRALTLELRKRFAGVFILNARAEGGYSGPDQLPLIEDGTADMLAFGALFLANPDLPHRLRRGGPYNSPERATYYGGDDRGYTDYPALPAAEEA